From the Candidatus Peregrinibacteria bacterium genome, one window contains:
- the rplB gene encoding 50S ribosomal protein L2: MPVRILKNSTSGQKASVVDYSILTRKKPEKSLCIKKVSGSGRNAHGHITVRHRGGGVKRKIRIIDSKRTDKAGIPARVTALEYDPGRTAFLALLCYNDGEKRYVIAPEGVSVGAEVICDKKAKIQTGNRIQIRNIPPGYPIHDVELKFGKGGELIKSAGSSGKITSQDGEMAQIELPSGEVRYISKECYATIGIVSNADHANVRIGKAGRKRKMGWRPQVLGKSMNPVDHPHGGGEGHSPIGLKAPKTPWGAPALGKKTRSPRKVSSRFIIRRRKKK, encoded by the coding sequence ATGCCTGTTCGAATTTTAAAAAACTCCACCAGCGGTCAAAAAGCAAGTGTTGTTGATTATTCCATTCTCACCCGAAAAAAACCGGAGAAAAGTCTTTGCATTAAAAAGGTTTCCGGTTCTGGGCGAAATGCACATGGTCACATTACTGTTCGACATCGCGGAGGGGGAGTAAAGCGAAAGATACGAATTATTGATTCGAAAAGAACCGATAAAGCTGGTATTCCAGCTCGTGTTACTGCCTTGGAATACGATCCAGGGAGAACCGCCTTTTTGGCACTCCTCTGCTACAACGATGGAGAAAAACGCTATGTTATTGCTCCAGAAGGGGTTTCTGTAGGAGCAGAGGTTATCTGTGATAAAAAAGCGAAGATTCAAACCGGAAATCGCATTCAGATCCGTAATATTCCACCAGGATACCCCATTCACGATGTAGAGCTCAAATTTGGAAAAGGTGGTGAACTTATAAAATCCGCAGGATCTTCTGGGAAAATTACTTCGCAAGATGGAGAGATGGCACAGATTGAACTTCCTAGCGGAGAAGTTCGGTATATTTCCAAAGAATGCTATGCCACGATTGGCATTGTTTCCAATGCCGACCATGCAAATGTTCGTATTGGAAAAGCAGGACGAAAACGAAAAATGGGATGGCGTCCACAGGTTCTTGGAAAATCCATGAATCCAGTTGATCATCCACACGGAGGAGGGGAAGGACATAGTCCCATTGGTCTCAAGGCGCCAAAGACTCCTTGGGGAGCACCAGCACTTGGAAAAAAGACACGTTCTCCACGAAAAGTTTCGAGTCGTTTTATTATTCGACGGCGAAAGAAGAAATAA
- a CDS encoding anaerobic ribonucleoside-triphosphate reductase activating protein produces the protein MPFSIAGLQKLTLLDFPKKTACIVFLAGCDFRCHVCHNSELVLPERMEKPSLSQKEFFQFLEKRKGLLDGVCVTGGEPTVHPSLPKFLWDIRGHGFLVKLDTNGNNPKMLSDILSQNLVDYVAMDIKASSEEKYSAFTGVKVNFQNITVSRDLLLSSGVPHEFRTTMVREFHDENEFQNILSFLRGVDRYFLQNFRREGSCLNSEWEAMHGFSREELLKKKLLAEQFVKQVELRL, from the coding sequence ATGCCATTTAGCATTGCGGGATTACAGAAGCTTACGCTTCTTGATTTTCCCAAGAAAACGGCGTGTATTGTGTTTCTTGCGGGATGCGATTTTCGGTGTCATGTGTGTCACAATTCTGAACTCGTACTTCCAGAGCGCATGGAAAAGCCTTCTCTTTCGCAGAAAGAGTTTTTTCAATTTCTTGAAAAAAGAAAAGGTCTGCTCGATGGAGTTTGCGTCACGGGAGGGGAACCAACAGTTCATCCGAGTCTTCCGAAATTTCTTTGGGATATTCGGGGACATGGTTTTCTCGTAAAGCTTGATACCAATGGGAATAATCCCAAAATGCTTTCGGATATTCTTTCTCAGAATCTCGTGGATTATGTGGCAATGGACATCAAGGCATCAAGTGAGGAAAAATATTCTGCCTTTACGGGGGTGAAGGTAAATTTTCAAAATATTACCGTTTCTCGAGATCTTCTTCTCTCTTCTGGAGTTCCACACGAATTCCGCACAACGATGGTACGTGAGTTTCATGATGAAAATGAATTCCAAAATATTCTTTCTTTTTTGAGAGGAGTGGATCGGTATTTTCTCCAAAACTTTCGGAGAGAGGGGAGTTGCTTAAATTCCGAATGGGAAGCGATGCATGGATTTTCTCGTGAAGAGCTTCTTAAAAAAAAGCTTTTGGCAGAGCAATTCGTAAAGCAGGTAGAATTGCGGTTATAA
- a CDS encoding 50S ribosomal protein L23, with product MNLSHVLLGPVVTEKAIRLSEEKNQHVLSVHSDANKKEIAQAVEIFFGAKVREVKIIKMPKKIRVRGKFGPQVKRKEKKKAVVRLAEGQSLDLLKPAPEPRLKKDVKKLEKKAPESSPVSSS from the coding sequence ATGAATTTAAGTCACGTTCTTCTCGGTCCTGTCGTTACAGAAAAGGCAATTCGTCTTTCGGAAGAAAAGAATCAGCATGTTCTTTCTGTACATTCAGATGCAAATAAGAAGGAGATTGCTCAGGCAGTTGAGATTTTTTTTGGAGCTAAGGTGCGAGAAGTGAAAATCATAAAGATGCCAAAAAAAATACGGGTGCGAGGAAAATTCGGTCCCCAAGTAAAGCGCAAAGAAAAGAAGAAGGCTGTTGTTCGCCTTGCTGAGGGGCAATCCCTTGACCTCCTAAAACCTGCCCCCGAGCCAAGATTAAAAAAAGACGTTAAAAAATTGGAGAAAAAAGCTCCGGAATCATCCCCTGTTTCTTCCTCATAA
- the rpmA gene encoding 50S ribosomal protein L27: MAHKKAGGSSRNGRDSNAKRLGVKVYGGQSVSAGSILLRQRGSKYEAGENVRVGKDFTLFASSDGKVEYYEKRKKRYDGRTYRKTYVSVVF, translated from the coding sequence ATGGCACACAAAAAAGCTGGTGGCTCCAGTAGAAATGGACGAGACTCAAACGCAAAACGTCTTGGCGTTAAGGTTTATGGCGGACAATCAGTTTCTGCCGGAAGCATCCTTTTGCGACAACGAGGATCAAAGTATGAAGCAGGAGAAAACGTGCGTGTCGGAAAAGATTTCACACTTTTTGCGAGTTCAGATGGAAAAGTAGAATATTACGAAAAGAGAAAAAAACGATACGATGGTCGAACATATCGAAAAACATACGTTTCTGTTGTTTTCTAA
- a CDS encoding S-layer homology domain-containing protein, producing MKNSSLFFSAPLTVLFLLGSFSVASAEEMVACTDCTLEQEAVTLASAEIANTENDIQTLKTKIRNSLLGIKENSSSLDAEFEQMLSDLIANAGCTSSEEEILSVDGIQGYLYDIPFSCANNESLEALVQNGFQGNMIEWSTTFDSDNTNAWTDISNDFVQLEQSLDDYFAMLIEYEQKLSDAQGCVEFMLEKQSNGECTEENIDHEEEDVPADFEEPVDCPECSQYSNKIENLDAQLLAIEQEVEAKNGTINTLDGQLMENTQFSTNLADLFENVGCNTTQSFEDIEVSSGQVAGVIYGQTYYCQDEASTESLISALETFWETHTPPSTDEDIINQISTLLGEIETLQDEYNALIAEKVSVQELQQNCTNLLLTLHDQGMCLAEDMTGENDTAGDDDTTTEEVKTGETIIIPAEKRRSGSGGSRKIADFCDFSLFSNISPAPNTMVKQIEHLSFDAIATIKPTTIQLTVAGEALELKATKKTDGSYAVVADLPKAITKNGKYRVELYGENNSSPICARDRLFTLEVNTSIGTSIVDNPQTPENESEESPQEGDLFSEVTFLDIKNHWAKEFILQLAQRGIIEGYGDGTFGPDNNITRAELTKIALEAFAIGKLDVQDNPFPDVDSTQWYSPFIAQAKLFHIVSGYSDSMFRPNISVTRGEGLKILLNAAGIDTSSYAEMKSSFSDVEMGAFSTEFINWSTEHGIVSGYGNGTFGPNDTLTRGQLAKIVMNLLNFLNR from the coding sequence ATGAAGAATAGCTCTCTTTTCTTCTCTGCCCCCCTCACAGTTCTCTTTTTGCTCGGTTCTTTTTCCGTCGCATCTGCGGAGGAGATGGTGGCATGTACCGATTGCACCCTAGAACAGGAGGCAGTTACTCTAGCATCGGCAGAAATAGCAAATACAGAAAACGACATACAAACCTTGAAAACAAAAATAAGAAATAGTCTTCTCGGTATCAAAGAGAATTCAAGTTCTCTTGATGCAGAATTTGAGCAAATGCTCTCTGATCTTATTGCCAATGCTGGTTGTACTTCCTCAGAAGAAGAGATACTTAGTGTCGATGGCATTCAGGGGTATCTCTACGATATTCCTTTTTCCTGTGCCAACAACGAATCGCTCGAAGCCCTTGTTCAAAATGGATTTCAGGGAAACATGATCGAATGGAGCACCACGTTTGATTCCGATAATACAAATGCTTGGACAGATATTTCAAACGATTTTGTTCAGCTAGAGCAAAGTTTGGATGATTACTTTGCCATGCTCATTGAATATGAACAAAAACTAAGTGATGCGCAAGGATGCGTTGAATTCATGCTCGAAAAACAATCAAACGGAGAATGTACCGAAGAAAATATTGATCATGAAGAAGAAGATGTTCCAGCGGATTTTGAAGAACCGGTCGACTGTCCAGAGTGCTCACAATACTCCAACAAGATTGAAAATCTCGATGCCCAACTTCTTGCTATTGAGCAAGAAGTTGAAGCAAAAAATGGAACGATTAATACTCTCGATGGTCAACTCATGGAAAATACGCAATTTTCCACTAATCTCGCCGATCTTTTTGAAAATGTTGGATGCAACACCACCCAGAGTTTTGAAGATATTGAAGTCAGCTCCGGTCAAGTGGCAGGGGTGATTTACGGACAAACTTATTACTGCCAAGATGAAGCAAGTACGGAATCCCTTATTTCCGCTCTAGAAACCTTTTGGGAAACCCACACGCCTCCTTCCACAGATGAAGACATTATCAATCAAATCAGTACTCTTCTCGGAGAGATCGAAACACTCCAAGACGAATATAATGCTCTTATTGCCGAAAAAGTATCAGTTCAGGAGTTGCAGCAGAATTGTACCAACCTCCTCCTTACTCTTCACGATCAAGGAATGTGTTTGGCAGAAGATATGACAGGAGAAAATGATACTGCCGGAGATGATGACACAACAACGGAAGAGGTAAAAACAGGTGAGACTATTATTATTCCAGCAGAAAAACGCCGAAGTGGAAGTGGAGGAAGCAGGAAAATAGCAGATTTCTGCGACTTCTCCCTCTTCTCCAACATTTCTCCCGCGCCAAACACTATGGTAAAGCAAATCGAACACCTTTCCTTTGATGCAATTGCCACAATAAAACCAACCACCATACAACTCACTGTTGCTGGAGAGGCCCTTGAACTCAAAGCAACAAAAAAGACCGATGGATCGTATGCTGTTGTTGCTGATCTTCCAAAAGCAATCACGAAAAATGGAAAGTATCGGGTAGAGCTTTATGGTGAAAACAACTCTTCACCAATCTGCGCCCGTGATCGTCTCTTCACTCTTGAGGTAAACACTTCTATTGGAACATCCATTGTTGACAATCCTCAAACACCAGAAAACGAAAGCGAGGAATCTCCACAAGAAGGTGATCTCTTTAGCGAAGTAACCTTTTTAGACATCAAAAATCACTGGGCAAAAGAGTTCATTCTCCAGCTTGCTCAACGTGGCATTATTGAAGGATACGGAGACGGAACATTTGGACCGGACAACAATATTACCCGAGCAGAGCTCACCAAAATTGCGCTTGAAGCCTTTGCCATTGGAAAACTTGACGTTCAGGATAACCCTTTTCCCGATGTTGATTCCACTCAGTGGTACTCCCCTTTCATTGCACAGGCAAAGCTCTTTCACATTGTTTCGGGATATTCAGACAGTATGTTCCGCCCAAATATCTCTGTTACCCGTGGAGAAGGACTCAAAATTCTTCTGAACGCCGCTGGAATAGACACCTCTTCCTATGCCGAAATGAAGTCGAGTTTTTCCGATGTTGAAATGGGAGCCTTTTCAACAGAATTCATCAATTGGTCAACAGAACATGGAATTGTAAGTGGATATGGTAACGGAACATTTGGACCAAATGATACCCTTACTCGAGGACAACTCGCCAAGATTGTCATGAACCTTCTCAATTTCTTGAATCGTTAG
- a CDS encoding NAD(P)H-dependent oxidoreductase: MKKSLIIMAHPSSKGFSRNIAERYANAFSGESEILDLYDPEWQQPFLTFEDMSKYPADDVREKIQEKIQLASEIVFIFPLWWGYMPAILKNFIDQNFTAGFAFQYKNGRPVGLLSEKTARIFITCDGPKWIYRLLLSPFFTLLKIITLRFCGIRTTSARLYDQKRKRNPEELEKWLRDAERLAEE; this comes from the coding sequence ATGAAAAAGAGTCTCATTATTATGGCTCACCCCAGCTCAAAAGGATTTTCTCGAAACATTGCAGAACGATATGCAAACGCCTTCTCAGGAGAGTCGGAAATTTTAGATCTCTATGACCCAGAATGGCAACAACCTTTTTTGACTTTTGAAGATATGAGCAAATATCCCGCTGATGATGTTCGGGAAAAAATACAAGAAAAAATACAACTCGCGAGTGAAATAGTGTTCATTTTTCCCTTATGGTGGGGATATATGCCAGCAATTTTGAAGAATTTTATCGATCAAAATTTTACTGCTGGCTTTGCCTTTCAATATAAAAATGGAAGACCGGTAGGACTTCTTTCAGAAAAAACAGCGCGCATTTTTATCACCTGTGACGGTCCCAAATGGATATACAGACTTCTCCTCTCCCCCTTCTTCACTCTTCTTAAAATTATCACGCTTCGTTTCTGCGGTATTCGAACAACTTCTGCACGCTTGTACGATCAAAAACGAAAACGAAATCCAGAGGAACTCGAGAAATGGCTCAGAGACGCAGAACGACTCGCCGAAGAATAA
- a CDS encoding prephenate dehydrogenase/arogenate dehydrogenase family protein, with the protein MQKMQKETIGIVGGTGEFGSAFAEHFERKGHGVLISGRTTPLSHEELAKKSDIVILSVPISAIEEVCQIVAPHLKKESLLMDFCSTKEAPLKSMLQAFSGEVLGCHPLFGPRNILPNQPVVFCHGRGEAWLPKIREIFQEFRILEMDEKKHDQCMGIIQGLQHFLENAFAETIAKSGVSVAELLDISSPVYHLQMNIVGRILGQNELLYGEIVYGSEASRKTIADFLKNAQHLFEGNQSEFEEHFRKNRKFFGDFCKKAQEESDRIIALLSSEEHVSKDTNEESTKGKIGLLGPKYTWSDLAGQMFFAQEPRALFPNFSSVLSALKKDEIDFAFLPLENSISGSVRQVWNGVAENDFWIERVFEFPIHHILAAPLSTKKVEKIFGHPEAIAQCGTFLHQQYPNADIVTVASTAESVIHAEKTKNSAALCSRLAAESAYFSLLAKNIADISGNTTRFGLIRKRCLEDVIEKNEGITSVFFELKNKPSALLSALKVFSDAGKNLLRIESRPVGNNFSEYAFFVDFEGGISEDWKKGFREKTENGKILGQYSVEGTLEK; encoded by the coding sequence ATGCAAAAAATGCAAAAAGAAACCATTGGGATTGTGGGCGGAACGGGTGAATTTGGCTCTGCTTTTGCAGAACACTTTGAAAGAAAAGGACATGGGGTGCTCATTTCTGGAAGAACAACTCCACTCTCTCATGAAGAGCTCGCAAAAAAATCGGATATTGTGATTCTCTCAGTTCCCATTTCGGCAATAGAAGAAGTTTGCCAAATCGTAGCACCACACCTAAAAAAGGAATCGCTCCTTATGGATTTTTGCTCCACAAAAGAAGCTCCATTAAAAAGCATGCTGCAAGCTTTTTCGGGAGAAGTGTTGGGATGCCATCCACTTTTTGGTCCACGAAATATTCTTCCAAACCAACCTGTTGTCTTTTGCCACGGACGAGGAGAGGCATGGCTTCCGAAAATACGCGAGATATTTCAGGAATTCCGGATTTTGGAAATGGACGAAAAAAAGCACGATCAATGCATGGGAATTATTCAGGGACTTCAGCATTTTTTGGAAAATGCGTTTGCCGAAACCATTGCAAAAAGCGGTGTTTCTGTTGCAGAACTCCTCGATATTTCGAGTCCGGTTTATCATTTGCAAATGAATATTGTCGGGAGAATTTTAGGACAAAATGAATTGCTCTATGGAGAAATTGTCTATGGATCAGAAGCTTCTCGAAAAACAATTGCAGATTTTCTGAAAAACGCGCAACACCTCTTTGAGGGCAATCAATCGGAATTTGAAGAGCACTTTCGAAAAAACAGAAAATTCTTTGGAGATTTTTGCAAAAAGGCGCAAGAAGAGAGTGATCGAATTATTGCCCTTCTGTCATCAGAAGAACATGTATCAAAAGATACCAATGAGGAAAGCACCAAGGGGAAGATTGGTCTCTTGGGACCAAAGTACACTTGGTCAGATCTCGCAGGACAAATGTTTTTTGCGCAAGAACCTCGAGCACTTTTTCCTAACTTTTCTTCTGTTCTCTCTGCCCTAAAAAAAGACGAAATTGATTTTGCTTTTCTCCCCCTCGAAAATAGCATTTCAGGAAGTGTTCGACAGGTATGGAACGGTGTTGCAGAAAATGATTTCTGGATTGAGCGCGTATTTGAATTTCCTATTCACCACATTCTTGCTGCGCCCCTTTCAACAAAAAAGGTAGAAAAAATATTCGGACACCCCGAAGCTATTGCACAATGCGGAACCTTTCTTCATCAGCAATACCCAAACGCGGATATTGTTACCGTTGCTAGCACAGCAGAATCGGTAATCCACGCTGAAAAAACAAAAAATTCAGCTGCACTCTGTAGTCGTCTTGCCGCAGAATCTGCGTATTTCTCTCTTCTTGCAAAAAATATTGCCGATATTTCAGGAAACACAACTCGATTTGGACTTATTCGAAAACGATGCCTAGAAGATGTGATAGAAAAAAATGAAGGAATAACGTCCGTCTTTTTTGAACTCAAGAACAAACCCAGCGCTCTTCTTTCTGCACTCAAGGTATTTTCGGATGCAGGAAAAAATCTCCTTCGTATTGAGTCGAGACCGGTGGGAAATAATTTTTCGGAATATGCTTTTTTTGTGGATTTTGAAGGAGGAATAAGCGAAGACTGGAAAAAAGGGTTTCGGGAAAAAACAGAAAATGGAAAAATACTGGGGCAATACTCCGTAGAAGGAACACTAGAGAAATAG
- the rplD gene encoding 50S ribosomal protein L4: MKIDLYSSTGEKKEQIPFPKGLLIETPNFALMHEALIRQEANARFALACTKTRSFVRGGGAKPWRQKGTGRARQGSRRSPQWRGGAVLFGPTGDQNFVKQMPKKMRRKALLSAISAKVSGKEVFAIETFQVEIPKTKHFAELLSHMKCSGKTLVVTSGRDEILEKSARNIPNVKVLFAQYLNIKDIVDAKQVIFLQEALQVAENIFGNQ, translated from the coding sequence ATGAAAATAGATCTCTACTCATCTACCGGCGAGAAAAAGGAGCAAATTCCTTTTCCAAAGGGACTCCTTATTGAGACGCCAAATTTTGCACTTATGCATGAGGCACTCATTCGTCAGGAGGCAAATGCTCGTTTTGCACTCGCTTGTACAAAGACTCGTTCTTTTGTACGAGGAGGTGGAGCAAAACCGTGGCGTCAGAAAGGAACTGGTCGAGCACGACAGGGATCACGACGATCCCCACAGTGGCGAGGAGGAGCTGTTCTTTTCGGTCCAACAGGTGATCAGAACTTTGTGAAACAAATGCCAAAAAAAATGCGTCGAAAGGCTCTTCTTTCAGCCATTTCTGCAAAAGTAAGTGGAAAAGAGGTTTTTGCGATAGAGACTTTTCAGGTCGAGATTCCAAAAACAAAACACTTTGCAGAGCTCCTTTCACACATGAAGTGTTCAGGAAAAACTCTCGTTGTCACTTCGGGACGAGATGAGATTCTCGAAAAATCTGCACGTAATATACCAAACGTGAAAGTGCTTTTTGCACAATACCTGAACATTAAAGACATTGTGGATGCGAAACAGGTTATTTTTCTTCAAGAAGCACTTCAAGTTGCTGAAAATATTTTTGGAAACCAATGA
- a CDS encoding pyrroline-5-carboxylate reductase — MRKILVIGAGNMGEAIVRAAISRQVFDPKNTFVLDMNTEKCSALSSELGISLGNPEDCDTVLLAVKPQHLSSALPAKTAENPLLISVLAGTGTKTLQDISGTNRICRVMPNTPALVGAGISALFFSPEISTDDQVFCQNLFSATGGTIELKNEDDMHAVTALSGSGPAYFFRFVELLSESGVWMGLPREMAEELAKKTFIGSAKLLEETGESAEILRQKVTSPRGTTAAALQSFAENNLGKVIQEALFAAQKRSKELGGEKG, encoded by the coding sequence ATGCGAAAAATCCTTGTTATTGGAGCAGGAAATATGGGAGAAGCCATTGTGAGAGCCGCCATTTCTCGACAGGTTTTTGACCCAAAAAATACTTTTGTCCTCGATATGAATACAGAGAAATGCAGTGCCCTTTCAAGTGAACTCGGCATCTCTCTCGGAAATCCTGAAGATTGTGACACTGTTCTTTTGGCAGTAAAACCACAACATCTCTCGAGTGCCCTCCCTGCTAAAACAGCAGAAAATCCACTTCTTATTTCAGTACTTGCCGGAACAGGAACAAAAACACTGCAAGATATTTCTGGAACTAATAGAATCTGTCGAGTTATGCCAAATACACCAGCACTCGTTGGGGCAGGTATTTCTGCACTCTTTTTTTCACCAGAAATATCAACGGATGATCAAGTATTTTGCCAGAATCTTTTCTCGGCAACAGGAGGAACCATTGAGCTGAAAAATGAGGATGACATGCACGCAGTCACTGCCCTTTCTGGCTCTGGTCCGGCATATTTTTTTCGATTCGTCGAGCTTCTTTCCGAAAGCGGAGTGTGGATGGGGCTTCCCCGAGAGATGGCAGAAGAGCTCGCCAAAAAAACTTTTATCGGATCGGCGAAACTTCTCGAAGAAACAGGAGAAAGTGCAGAAATACTTCGCCAAAAAGTTACTTCCCCAAGAGGAACCACTGCGGCGGCGCTTCAGTCTTTTGCAGAAAATAACTTAGGAAAAGTCATACAAGAGGCACTTTTTGCCGCACAAAAAAGAAGTAAAGAGCTTGGCGGAGAAAAGGGGTGA
- a CDS encoding transposase: MCSGYGIIEILPWETDTDSEKNKGNGYSEEGSHAWKETFSDLISRGLNQINLVISDELKGITETTEEYYHGGKH, encoded by the coding sequence TTGTGTTCGGGGTATGGAATAATAGAAATACTTCCTTGGGAAACGGATACTGATTCAGAGAAGAACAAGGGGAATGGGTACTCCGAAGAAGGCTCCCATGCATGGAAGGAGACCTTCTCTGATCTCATCAGTCGCGGGCTGAACCAGATTAACCTTGTGATCTCCGATGAACTCAAGGGGATTACTGAAACCACAGAGGAATATTACCACGGAGGAAAACACTAA
- the rpsS gene encoding 30S ribosomal protein S19 — protein MTRSAKKGPYVDPRLMKKIEQSKASGGKGVIKTWARGSDIHPDSVGLTFAVHNGKQHIPVFVTENMVGHKLGEFAPTRKWKGHGGKLAKGQK, from the coding sequence ATGACAAGAAGTGCAAAGAAGGGTCCATATGTTGACCCACGACTCATGAAAAAAATTGAGCAATCAAAAGCCTCTGGAGGGAAGGGAGTTATTAAGACTTGGGCTCGTGGCTCGGATATCCACCCTGATTCCGTGGGGCTCACATTTGCGGTACACAATGGAAAGCAACACATCCCCGTTTTTGTGACAGAAAATATGGTGGGGCACAAGCTCGGAGAGTTCGCTCCTACACGAAAATGGAAAGGACATGGTGGAAAATTAGCAAAAGGACAGAAATAA
- the dut gene encoding dUTP diphosphatase has protein sequence MKVSVSRIRPDVPLPEFHTAGSIGFDFSAAEEVTITPGEIAMIPTGLILETPSGFALIIASRSSAPKKFGITPPHGIGIIDQDYSGPEDEIKILVRNFRDEPITIAKGTRIAQGVFVRAEQAEFIETDFSHKESRGGFGSTGH, from the coding sequence ATGAAAGTTTCTGTTTCCCGTATTCGTCCAGATGTTCCACTTCCCGAGTTCCACACCGCAGGCTCAATAGGTTTCGATTTTTCCGCCGCAGAAGAAGTGACTATTACCCCTGGAGAAATTGCTATGATTCCTACTGGACTCATTCTTGAAACTCCTTCTGGCTTTGCCCTTATTATTGCCAGTCGTTCGAGCGCACCAAAAAAGTTTGGCATTACACCACCGCACGGCATTGGGATTATTGATCAAGACTACTCTGGTCCCGAAGATGAAATTAAAATTCTCGTCCGAAATTTCCGAGACGAACCCATTACCATCGCCAAAGGAACGCGCATTGCTCAAGGCGTTTTTGTGCGGGCAGAACAAGCAGAATTTATCGAAACAGATTTTTCCCACAAAGAAAGTCGTGGCGGTTTTGGAAGTACTGGACACTAA
- the rplC gene encoding 50S ribosomal protein L3: MPAIIGKKIGMSQVFEEDGRMIPITYIQCEPNTVWQVKEKGKDGADAIVLGAQKLPESSKAKKFRTLRQISGKHEVKKGDELSVGIFEKSEKVTVVATSKGKGFQGNVKRHNFSVIRLTHGTKYPRHGSTGACAMPGRTKPGLKMPGRMGSDKITLRNRSIVRVDTERSLIAIKGPVPGSKNSLILIKKQS; encoded by the coding sequence GTGCCCGCAATTATTGGAAAAAAAATTGGCATGTCCCAAGTGTTCGAAGAGGATGGTCGTATGATTCCTATTACTTACATACAGTGTGAGCCAAATACTGTGTGGCAAGTAAAAGAGAAAGGAAAGGATGGGGCAGACGCAATTGTACTAGGAGCCCAAAAACTTCCCGAATCTTCAAAGGCAAAAAAATTCCGCACCTTACGACAAATCTCTGGAAAGCATGAGGTAAAAAAGGGAGATGAGCTTTCTGTTGGAATTTTCGAAAAGAGCGAAAAGGTGACTGTAGTCGCCACCTCAAAAGGAAAGGGGTTTCAGGGAAATGTAAAGCGACACAACTTTAGTGTGATTCGTCTTACCCATGGAACCAAGTATCCACGTCATGGATCAACAGGAGCTTGTGCTATGCCAGGTCGTACAAAACCTGGACTCAAAATGCCAGGAAGAATGGGAAGTGATAAAATTACGCTTCGCAACCGATCTATCGTAAGAGTGGATACTGAGCGGAGTCTTATCGCCATCAAAGGACCTGTTCCAGGCTCAAAAAATAGCCTTATTCTCATTAAAAAGCAGTCATGA
- a CDS encoding transposase, whose translation MEAAHLNIDSCLETGKLKNYAAFLHFPEEIRRMVYTTNWIERLNTHSRKITQRVPVFPTLDSLLNLVFMVTQHFEDGPYKRHIPAFYKHLKPSHSDLGHNLLDITEKKI comes from the coding sequence ATGGAAGCCGCACATCTCAATATCGATTCCTGTCTTGAGACCGGAAAGCTCAAAAACTATGCCGCCTTTCTCCATTTCCCCGAAGAAATACGAAGGATGGTCTACACTACCAATTGGATCGAGAGGCTTAATACTCATAGCAGAAAGATCACCCAACGAGTCCCTGTATTTCCGACACTGGACTCACTGCTCAACCTCGTTTTTATGGTGACCCAGCACTTTGAAGACGGACCGTACAAACGGCACATTCCTGCTTTTTATAAACACCTCAAACCTTCCCATTCTGACCTCGGACATAATCTTCTGGACATTACCGAAAAAAAGATATGA
- a CDS encoding CinA family protein, with protein MIFEATPLPAKTSQGNAVAQEIVSTGIEKKLRICSAESMTGGRIAAEITGISGASNIFFAGGIFYDERAKIDTLGVSKKTIQKFGIYSTECAAEMAKCWREKCKADICISTTGIAEESQKETPFVFVGISSIYGEKTVQQTFSGNRIEVQTQATLFALLLLKEEILKDQH; from the coding sequence TTGATTTTTGAAGCAACTCCTCTGCCAGCAAAAACCTCTCAAGGAAACGCTGTGGCACAAGAAATTGTGAGCACAGGGATAGAGAAAAAATTAAGAATTTGCTCAGCAGAATCGATGACTGGCGGAAGAATTGCCGCGGAAATCACAGGAATTTCTGGCGCAAGCAATATTTTTTTTGCCGGTGGCATTTTTTATGATGAACGCGCAAAAATTGATACTCTCGGTGTTTCCAAAAAAACTATACAAAAGTTCGGTATTTACTCCACAGAATGTGCCGCAGAAATGGCAAAGTGCTGGAGAGAAAAGTGTAAAGCGGACATTTGTATTTCCACAACTGGAATAGCGGAAGAATCTCAAAAAGAGACTCCTTTTGTTTTTGTTGGCATTTCTAGTATTTATGGAGAAAAAACAGTTCAACAAACATTCTCTGGAAATCGGATTGAAGTACAAACACAAGCTACTCTTTTTGCACTTCTGCTTTTAAAAGAGGAAATCTTAAAAGATCAACATTGA